Proteins encoded by one window of Agelaius phoeniceus isolate bAgePho1 chromosome 3, bAgePho1.hap1, whole genome shotgun sequence:
- the LOC129118406 gene encoding T-cell activation Rho GTPase-activating protein isoform X6, with protein MMLLPACEFPPAPSAYIRQHTWYALFSRLPLSKGLVAVGSDAVSPFLCSSREVKELWLDSFLGQTKGLKETRLSRAPPIKLLMKVLSSCNTSKTLNAGNMESLIECQTEADAKKCPLSVPADTEDRLCLSNADATKKRKKVISQSFTLRQSLTKRNSSGQLDLGGKITLFGHPLALICGEDDTLPQPVQDLLAILYMKGPSTEGIFRKTANEKARKELKEDLNKGGNVDLKSKSVHLLAVVLKDFLRNIPSKLLSADLYEKWMQALEKPSKQEKIEELKEVADKLPRPNLVLLKLLLSLLHHISQNAETNRMDSSNLAICIGPNMLSPGTDSTLPLEVQKEMNDKVRWTH; from the exons ATGATGCTTCTTCCTGCCTGTGAATTTCCACCTGCCCCTTCTGCATATATAAGGCAGCACACGTGGTATGCACTGTTTAGTCGCCTGCCTCTGTCCAAAGGATTAGTAGCAGTGGGGAGTGAtgctgtttctcctttcctctgcAGTTCACGGGAGGTGAAGGAGCTCTGGCTGGATTCATTTCTTGG GCAAACAAAAGGACTGAAGGAAACCAGACTGTCCAGAGCTCCTCCAATCAAACTCCTAATGAAAGTGTTAAGCAGCTGTAATACT TCAAAGACACTAAATGCTGGAAACATGGAGAGTCTGATTGAGTGCCAGACAGAG GCTGATGCCAAGAAATGTCCTCTGTCAGTCCCAGCAGATACTGAAGACAGACTCTGCCTCTCCAATG CAGAtgcaacaaagaaaagaaagaaggtgATATCACAGTCATTTACTCTGAGACAAAGCCTTACCAAAAGAAATTCCTCAGGACAGCTAGACTTGGGTGGTAAAATCACTCTGTTTGGCCATCCTCTGGCACTTATCTGTGGGGAAGATGACACACTGCCCCAGCCAGTCCAG gatCTCCTAGCCATATTATATATGAAAGGACCTTCTACTGAAGGGATATTCAGAAAAACTGCCAATGAGAAAGCACGAAAGGAGTTGAAGGAGGACCTAAACAAAGGCGGGAATGTTGATCTGAAAAGCAAATCTGTGCACCTGCTGGCAGTGGTTTTGAAG GACTTTCTCCGAAATATTCCCTCCAAACTCCTATCAGCTGACCTCTATGAGAAATGGATGCAAGCTCTAGAGAAGCCaagcaagcaagaaaaaatTGAAGAATTGAAAGA GGTGGCTGACAAGCTGCCGAGACCAAACCTCGTCTTGCTCAAGCTCTTGCTCTCTCTGCTCCACCACATCAGCCAAAATGCTGAGACCAACAGGATGGACTCCAGcaacctggccatctgcattggcCCAAATATGCTGAGCCCAGGCACGGACAGCACGCTCCCGCTGGAAGTGCAGAAGGAGATGAATGACAAGGTGCGCTGGACTCACTGA
- the LOC129118406 gene encoding T-cell activation Rho GTPase-activating protein isoform X2: MMLLPACEFPPAPSAYIRQHTWYALFSRLPLSKGLVAVGSDAVSPFLCSSREVKELWLDSFLGQTKGLKETRLSRAPPIKLLMKVLSSCNTSKTLNAGNMESLIECQTEADAKKCPLSVPADTEDRLCLSNDATKKRKKVISQSFTLRQSLTKRNSSGQLDLGGKITLFGHPLALICGEDDTLPQPVQDLLAILYMKGPSTEGIFRKTANEKARKELKEDLNKGGNVDLKSKSVHLLAVVLKDFLRNIPSKLLSADLYEKWMQALEKPSKQEKIEELKEVADKLPRPNLVLLKLLLSLLHHISQNAETNRMDSSNLAICIGPNMLSPGTDSTLPLEVQKEMNDKVTVLVEFLINNCMEIFEGDVSFPACALAEESPEHTDSSTEQLCAAHQNDSAYDSPDPEAEGSPCTPEMEQAKGRSATVSRKYPTNISAPSLTNFRNDISTMDRRYSESDLSFQNCLDDTIRKQRLNKSEDNFPVQQKLLWMEALEERLAGLPSQLSTDSLPKTSSSCSLESSDGSVFTSSPIVSPSSPKKTFLNRPQSFSTKATEDGSTPSREIKKHSMSFSFANRRKTLIKTQSWGPGKPMFFQRDSFTKKEDQFSCRIVQEGSCNDDKQLPVEYQQRPRLRSVDEVFREIDQKNPRRPPSYEEAVKNCQAAKVPSQNLTVQTLRLAASNQDVLLPYPCSHSAQDTAYMDLRDLRSARVSATKDPYLETETFSIAVGVNSRVNLPVTPGVYRMRAMSESCQKNKLEYVAQRCSQPVFEVEQIQYAKESYV, encoded by the exons ATGATGCTTCTTCCTGCCTGTGAATTTCCACCTGCCCCTTCTGCATATATAAGGCAGCACACGTGGTATGCACTGTTTAGTCGCCTGCCTCTGTCCAAAGGATTAGTAGCAGTGGGGAGTGAtgctgtttctcctttcctctgcAGTTCACGGGAGGTGAAGGAGCTCTGGCTGGATTCATTTCTTGG GCAAACAAAAGGACTGAAGGAAACCAGACTGTCCAGAGCTCCTCCAATCAAACTCCTAATGAAAGTGTTAAGCAGCTGTAATACT TCAAAGACACTAAATGCTGGAAACATGGAGAGTCTGATTGAGTGCCAGACAGAG GCTGATGCCAAGAAATGTCCTCTGTCAGTCCCAGCAGATACTGAAGACAGACTCTGCCTCTCCAATG AtgcaacaaagaaaagaaagaaggtgATATCACAGTCATTTACTCTGAGACAAAGCCTTACCAAAAGAAATTCCTCAGGACAGCTAGACTTGGGTGGTAAAATCACTCTGTTTGGCCATCCTCTGGCACTTATCTGTGGGGAAGATGACACACTGCCCCAGCCAGTCCAG gatCTCCTAGCCATATTATATATGAAAGGACCTTCTACTGAAGGGATATTCAGAAAAACTGCCAATGAGAAAGCACGAAAGGAGTTGAAGGAGGACCTAAACAAAGGCGGGAATGTTGATCTGAAAAGCAAATCTGTGCACCTGCTGGCAGTGGTTTTGAAG GACTTTCTCCGAAATATTCCCTCCAAACTCCTATCAGCTGACCTCTATGAGAAATGGATGCAAGCTCTAGAGAAGCCaagcaagcaagaaaaaatTGAAGAATTGAAAGA GGTGGCTGACAAGCTGCCGAGACCAAACCTCGTCTTGCTCAAGCTCTTGCTCTCTCTGCTCCACCACATCAGCCAAAATGCTGAGACCAACAGGATGGACTCCAGcaacctggccatctgcattggcCCAAATATGCTGAGCCCAGGCACGGACAGCACGCTCCCGCTGGAAGTGCAGAAGGAGATGAATGACAAG GTGACAGTGCTGGTGGAGTTCCTCATAAACAACTGCATGGAAATATTTGAGGGGGACgtttccttccctgcctgtgcctTGGCTGAGGAGTCACCAGAGCACACAGACAGCTCCACAG AACAACTCTGTGCAGCTCATCAGAATGACTCTGCCTATGACAGCCCAGATCCTGAAGCAGAAGGCAGCCCCTGTACCCCTGAAATGGAGCAGGCCAAAGGGAGGAGTGCTACTGTGAGCAGAAAATATCCAACAAATatctctgccccttccctgaCTAATTTCAGAAATGACATCAGCACAATGGACAGGAGGTACTCAGAGTCAGACCTGTCCTTCCAGAACTGCCTTGATGACACAATAAGGAAACAAAGGCTAAACAAAAGTGAGGACAATTTTCCAGTTCAGCAGAAACTGCTATGGATGGAGGCACTGGAGGAACGTCTTGCAGGCTTACCTTCACAATTATCAACTGACTCTCTACCCAAAACATCCTCCAGTTGCTCCCTGGAGAGCTCTGATGGCTCAGTTTTCACCAGCTCCCCCATAGTTTCGCCCTCTAGTcccaaaaaaacctttttaaataGGCCTCAGTCCTTTTCTACCAAGGCCACTGAAGATGGCAGTACACCTAGCAGAGAGATCAAAAAACATTCCATGTCATTCTCTTTTGCAAACCGCAGGAAAACACTAATAAAAACCCAGAGTTGGGGGCCTGGAAAACCCATGTTTTTTCAGAGGGACAGTTTCACAAAGAAAGAAGATCAGTTCTCCTGTAGAATTGTCCAGGAGGGCAGCTGTAATGATGACAAACAATTGCCTGTGGAATATCAGCAAAGGCCCCGTCTCAGGTCAGTTGATGAAGTGTTCAGAGAGATAGACCAGAAAAACCCTAGAAGACCACCGTCTTATGAAGAGGCTGTTAAAAACTGCCAGGCTGCTAAAGTTCCCTCTCAAAATCTCACGGTCCAGACTCTGAGATTAGCGGCATCAAACCAGGACGTTTTGCTGCCTTATCCATGCAGCCACAGTGCACAGGACACTGCATATATGGATCTGAGGGATCTACGCAGTGCCAGAGTTTCTGCAACAAAGGATCCTTACCTGGAAACTGAAACCTTCAGCATCGCTGTAGGAGTAAACTCCCGTGTAAATTTACCCGTGACCCCAGGAGTCTACCGGATGAGAGCCATGTCTGAGTCCTGTCAAAAGAACAAACTCGAATATGTGGCTCAGAGGTGCAGCCAGCCGGTTTTTGAGGTAGAGCAGATCCAGTATGCTAAGGAGTCCTATGTATAA
- the LOC129118406 gene encoding T-cell activation Rho GTPase-activating protein isoform X1, whose translation MMLLPACEFPPAPSAYIRQHTWYALFSRLPLSKGLVAVGSDAVSPFLCSSREVKELWLDSFLGQTKGLKETRLSRAPPIKLLMKVLSSCNTSKTLNAGNMESLIECQTEADAKKCPLSVPADTEDRLCLSNADATKKRKKVISQSFTLRQSLTKRNSSGQLDLGGKITLFGHPLALICGEDDTLPQPVQDLLAILYMKGPSTEGIFRKTANEKARKELKEDLNKGGNVDLKSKSVHLLAVVLKDFLRNIPSKLLSADLYEKWMQALEKPSKQEKIEELKEVADKLPRPNLVLLKLLLSLLHHISQNAETNRMDSSNLAICIGPNMLSPGTDSTLPLEVQKEMNDKVTVLVEFLINNCMEIFEGDVSFPACALAEESPEHTDSSTEQLCAAHQNDSAYDSPDPEAEGSPCTPEMEQAKGRSATVSRKYPTNISAPSLTNFRNDISTMDRRYSESDLSFQNCLDDTIRKQRLNKSEDNFPVQQKLLWMEALEERLAGLPSQLSTDSLPKTSSSCSLESSDGSVFTSSPIVSPSSPKKTFLNRPQSFSTKATEDGSTPSREIKKHSMSFSFANRRKTLIKTQSWGPGKPMFFQRDSFTKKEDQFSCRIVQEGSCNDDKQLPVEYQQRPRLRSVDEVFREIDQKNPRRPPSYEEAVKNCQAAKVPSQNLTVQTLRLAASNQDVLLPYPCSHSAQDTAYMDLRDLRSARVSATKDPYLETETFSIAVGVNSRVNLPVTPGVYRMRAMSESCQKNKLEYVAQRCSQPVFEVEQIQYAKESYV comes from the exons ATGATGCTTCTTCCTGCCTGTGAATTTCCACCTGCCCCTTCTGCATATATAAGGCAGCACACGTGGTATGCACTGTTTAGTCGCCTGCCTCTGTCCAAAGGATTAGTAGCAGTGGGGAGTGAtgctgtttctcctttcctctgcAGTTCACGGGAGGTGAAGGAGCTCTGGCTGGATTCATTTCTTGG GCAAACAAAAGGACTGAAGGAAACCAGACTGTCCAGAGCTCCTCCAATCAAACTCCTAATGAAAGTGTTAAGCAGCTGTAATACT TCAAAGACACTAAATGCTGGAAACATGGAGAGTCTGATTGAGTGCCAGACAGAG GCTGATGCCAAGAAATGTCCTCTGTCAGTCCCAGCAGATACTGAAGACAGACTCTGCCTCTCCAATG CAGAtgcaacaaagaaaagaaagaaggtgATATCACAGTCATTTACTCTGAGACAAAGCCTTACCAAAAGAAATTCCTCAGGACAGCTAGACTTGGGTGGTAAAATCACTCTGTTTGGCCATCCTCTGGCACTTATCTGTGGGGAAGATGACACACTGCCCCAGCCAGTCCAG gatCTCCTAGCCATATTATATATGAAAGGACCTTCTACTGAAGGGATATTCAGAAAAACTGCCAATGAGAAAGCACGAAAGGAGTTGAAGGAGGACCTAAACAAAGGCGGGAATGTTGATCTGAAAAGCAAATCTGTGCACCTGCTGGCAGTGGTTTTGAAG GACTTTCTCCGAAATATTCCCTCCAAACTCCTATCAGCTGACCTCTATGAGAAATGGATGCAAGCTCTAGAGAAGCCaagcaagcaagaaaaaatTGAAGAATTGAAAGA GGTGGCTGACAAGCTGCCGAGACCAAACCTCGTCTTGCTCAAGCTCTTGCTCTCTCTGCTCCACCACATCAGCCAAAATGCTGAGACCAACAGGATGGACTCCAGcaacctggccatctgcattggcCCAAATATGCTGAGCCCAGGCACGGACAGCACGCTCCCGCTGGAAGTGCAGAAGGAGATGAATGACAAG GTGACAGTGCTGGTGGAGTTCCTCATAAACAACTGCATGGAAATATTTGAGGGGGACgtttccttccctgcctgtgcctTGGCTGAGGAGTCACCAGAGCACACAGACAGCTCCACAG AACAACTCTGTGCAGCTCATCAGAATGACTCTGCCTATGACAGCCCAGATCCTGAAGCAGAAGGCAGCCCCTGTACCCCTGAAATGGAGCAGGCCAAAGGGAGGAGTGCTACTGTGAGCAGAAAATATCCAACAAATatctctgccccttccctgaCTAATTTCAGAAATGACATCAGCACAATGGACAGGAGGTACTCAGAGTCAGACCTGTCCTTCCAGAACTGCCTTGATGACACAATAAGGAAACAAAGGCTAAACAAAAGTGAGGACAATTTTCCAGTTCAGCAGAAACTGCTATGGATGGAGGCACTGGAGGAACGTCTTGCAGGCTTACCTTCACAATTATCAACTGACTCTCTACCCAAAACATCCTCCAGTTGCTCCCTGGAGAGCTCTGATGGCTCAGTTTTCACCAGCTCCCCCATAGTTTCGCCCTCTAGTcccaaaaaaacctttttaaataGGCCTCAGTCCTTTTCTACCAAGGCCACTGAAGATGGCAGTACACCTAGCAGAGAGATCAAAAAACATTCCATGTCATTCTCTTTTGCAAACCGCAGGAAAACACTAATAAAAACCCAGAGTTGGGGGCCTGGAAAACCCATGTTTTTTCAGAGGGACAGTTTCACAAAGAAAGAAGATCAGTTCTCCTGTAGAATTGTCCAGGAGGGCAGCTGTAATGATGACAAACAATTGCCTGTGGAATATCAGCAAAGGCCCCGTCTCAGGTCAGTTGATGAAGTGTTCAGAGAGATAGACCAGAAAAACCCTAGAAGACCACCGTCTTATGAAGAGGCTGTTAAAAACTGCCAGGCTGCTAAAGTTCCCTCTCAAAATCTCACGGTCCAGACTCTGAGATTAGCGGCATCAAACCAGGACGTTTTGCTGCCTTATCCATGCAGCCACAGTGCACAGGACACTGCATATATGGATCTGAGGGATCTACGCAGTGCCAGAGTTTCTGCAACAAAGGATCCTTACCTGGAAACTGAAACCTTCAGCATCGCTGTAGGAGTAAACTCCCGTGTAAATTTACCCGTGACCCCAGGAGTCTACCGGATGAGAGCCATGTCTGAGTCCTGTCAAAAGAACAAACTCGAATATGTGGCTCAGAGGTGCAGCCAGCCGGTTTTTGAGGTAGAGCAGATCCAGTATGCTAAGGAGTCCTATGTATAA
- the LOC129118406 gene encoding T-cell activation Rho GTPase-activating protein isoform X4: protein MPGPRAGGSSGDPAPEAPLKTVPSCRCSAPSLLFSKGLSKPWLPSASSREVKELWLDSFLGQTKGLKETRLSRAPPIKLLMKVLSSCNTSKTLNAGNMESLIECQTEADAKKCPLSVPADTEDRLCLSNDATKKRKKVISQSFTLRQSLTKRNSSGQLDLGGKITLFGHPLALICGEDDTLPQPVQDLLAILYMKGPSTEGIFRKTANEKARKELKEDLNKGGNVDLKSKSVHLLAVVLKDFLRNIPSKLLSADLYEKWMQALEKPSKQEKIEELKEVADKLPRPNLVLLKLLLSLLHHISQNAETNRMDSSNLAICIGPNMLSPGTDSTLPLEVQKEMNDKVTVLVEFLINNCMEIFEGDVSFPACALAEESPEHTDSSTEQLCAAHQNDSAYDSPDPEAEGSPCTPEMEQAKGRSATVSRKYPTNISAPSLTNFRNDISTMDRRYSESDLSFQNCLDDTIRKQRLNKSEDNFPVQQKLLWMEALEERLAGLPSQLSTDSLPKTSSSCSLESSDGSVFTSSPIVSPSSPKKTFLNRPQSFSTKATEDGSTPSREIKKHSMSFSFANRRKTLIKTQSWGPGKPMFFQRDSFTKKEDQFSCRIVQEGSCNDDKQLPVEYQQRPRLRSVDEVFREIDQKNPRRPPSYEEAVKNCQAAKVPSQNLTVQTLRLAASNQDVLLPYPCSHSAQDTAYMDLRDLRSARVSATKDPYLETETFSIAVGVNSRVNLPVTPGVYRMRAMSESCQKNKLEYVAQRCSQPVFEVEQIQYAKESYV, encoded by the exons TTCACGGGAGGTGAAGGAGCTCTGGCTGGATTCATTTCTTGG GCAAACAAAAGGACTGAAGGAAACCAGACTGTCCAGAGCTCCTCCAATCAAACTCCTAATGAAAGTGTTAAGCAGCTGTAATACT TCAAAGACACTAAATGCTGGAAACATGGAGAGTCTGATTGAGTGCCAGACAGAG GCTGATGCCAAGAAATGTCCTCTGTCAGTCCCAGCAGATACTGAAGACAGACTCTGCCTCTCCAATG AtgcaacaaagaaaagaaagaaggtgATATCACAGTCATTTACTCTGAGACAAAGCCTTACCAAAAGAAATTCCTCAGGACAGCTAGACTTGGGTGGTAAAATCACTCTGTTTGGCCATCCTCTGGCACTTATCTGTGGGGAAGATGACACACTGCCCCAGCCAGTCCAG gatCTCCTAGCCATATTATATATGAAAGGACCTTCTACTGAAGGGATATTCAGAAAAACTGCCAATGAGAAAGCACGAAAGGAGTTGAAGGAGGACCTAAACAAAGGCGGGAATGTTGATCTGAAAAGCAAATCTGTGCACCTGCTGGCAGTGGTTTTGAAG GACTTTCTCCGAAATATTCCCTCCAAACTCCTATCAGCTGACCTCTATGAGAAATGGATGCAAGCTCTAGAGAAGCCaagcaagcaagaaaaaatTGAAGAATTGAAAGA GGTGGCTGACAAGCTGCCGAGACCAAACCTCGTCTTGCTCAAGCTCTTGCTCTCTCTGCTCCACCACATCAGCCAAAATGCTGAGACCAACAGGATGGACTCCAGcaacctggccatctgcattggcCCAAATATGCTGAGCCCAGGCACGGACAGCACGCTCCCGCTGGAAGTGCAGAAGGAGATGAATGACAAG GTGACAGTGCTGGTGGAGTTCCTCATAAACAACTGCATGGAAATATTTGAGGGGGACgtttccttccctgcctgtgcctTGGCTGAGGAGTCACCAGAGCACACAGACAGCTCCACAG AACAACTCTGTGCAGCTCATCAGAATGACTCTGCCTATGACAGCCCAGATCCTGAAGCAGAAGGCAGCCCCTGTACCCCTGAAATGGAGCAGGCCAAAGGGAGGAGTGCTACTGTGAGCAGAAAATATCCAACAAATatctctgccccttccctgaCTAATTTCAGAAATGACATCAGCACAATGGACAGGAGGTACTCAGAGTCAGACCTGTCCTTCCAGAACTGCCTTGATGACACAATAAGGAAACAAAGGCTAAACAAAAGTGAGGACAATTTTCCAGTTCAGCAGAAACTGCTATGGATGGAGGCACTGGAGGAACGTCTTGCAGGCTTACCTTCACAATTATCAACTGACTCTCTACCCAAAACATCCTCCAGTTGCTCCCTGGAGAGCTCTGATGGCTCAGTTTTCACCAGCTCCCCCATAGTTTCGCCCTCTAGTcccaaaaaaacctttttaaataGGCCTCAGTCCTTTTCTACCAAGGCCACTGAAGATGGCAGTACACCTAGCAGAGAGATCAAAAAACATTCCATGTCATTCTCTTTTGCAAACCGCAGGAAAACACTAATAAAAACCCAGAGTTGGGGGCCTGGAAAACCCATGTTTTTTCAGAGGGACAGTTTCACAAAGAAAGAAGATCAGTTCTCCTGTAGAATTGTCCAGGAGGGCAGCTGTAATGATGACAAACAATTGCCTGTGGAATATCAGCAAAGGCCCCGTCTCAGGTCAGTTGATGAAGTGTTCAGAGAGATAGACCAGAAAAACCCTAGAAGACCACCGTCTTATGAAGAGGCTGTTAAAAACTGCCAGGCTGCTAAAGTTCCCTCTCAAAATCTCACGGTCCAGACTCTGAGATTAGCGGCATCAAACCAGGACGTTTTGCTGCCTTATCCATGCAGCCACAGTGCACAGGACACTGCATATATGGATCTGAGGGATCTACGCAGTGCCAGAGTTTCTGCAACAAAGGATCCTTACCTGGAAACTGAAACCTTCAGCATCGCTGTAGGAGTAAACTCCCGTGTAAATTTACCCGTGACCCCAGGAGTCTACCGGATGAGAGCCATGTCTGAGTCCTGTCAAAAGAACAAACTCGAATATGTGGCTCAGAGGTGCAGCCAGCCGGTTTTTGAGGTAGAGCAGATCCAGTATGCTAAGGAGTCCTATGTATAA
- the LOC129118406 gene encoding T-cell activation Rho GTPase-activating protein isoform X3, whose translation MPGPRAGGSSGDPAPEAPLKTVPSCRCSAPSLLFSKGLSKPWLPSASSREVKELWLDSFLGQTKGLKETRLSRAPPIKLLMKVLSSCNTSKTLNAGNMESLIECQTEADAKKCPLSVPADTEDRLCLSNADATKKRKKVISQSFTLRQSLTKRNSSGQLDLGGKITLFGHPLALICGEDDTLPQPVQDLLAILYMKGPSTEGIFRKTANEKARKELKEDLNKGGNVDLKSKSVHLLAVVLKDFLRNIPSKLLSADLYEKWMQALEKPSKQEKIEELKEVADKLPRPNLVLLKLLLSLLHHISQNAETNRMDSSNLAICIGPNMLSPGTDSTLPLEVQKEMNDKVTVLVEFLINNCMEIFEGDVSFPACALAEESPEHTDSSTEQLCAAHQNDSAYDSPDPEAEGSPCTPEMEQAKGRSATVSRKYPTNISAPSLTNFRNDISTMDRRYSESDLSFQNCLDDTIRKQRLNKSEDNFPVQQKLLWMEALEERLAGLPSQLSTDSLPKTSSSCSLESSDGSVFTSSPIVSPSSPKKTFLNRPQSFSTKATEDGSTPSREIKKHSMSFSFANRRKTLIKTQSWGPGKPMFFQRDSFTKKEDQFSCRIVQEGSCNDDKQLPVEYQQRPRLRSVDEVFREIDQKNPRRPPSYEEAVKNCQAAKVPSQNLTVQTLRLAASNQDVLLPYPCSHSAQDTAYMDLRDLRSARVSATKDPYLETETFSIAVGVNSRVNLPVTPGVYRMRAMSESCQKNKLEYVAQRCSQPVFEVEQIQYAKESYV comes from the exons TTCACGGGAGGTGAAGGAGCTCTGGCTGGATTCATTTCTTGG GCAAACAAAAGGACTGAAGGAAACCAGACTGTCCAGAGCTCCTCCAATCAAACTCCTAATGAAAGTGTTAAGCAGCTGTAATACT TCAAAGACACTAAATGCTGGAAACATGGAGAGTCTGATTGAGTGCCAGACAGAG GCTGATGCCAAGAAATGTCCTCTGTCAGTCCCAGCAGATACTGAAGACAGACTCTGCCTCTCCAATG CAGAtgcaacaaagaaaagaaagaaggtgATATCACAGTCATTTACTCTGAGACAAAGCCTTACCAAAAGAAATTCCTCAGGACAGCTAGACTTGGGTGGTAAAATCACTCTGTTTGGCCATCCTCTGGCACTTATCTGTGGGGAAGATGACACACTGCCCCAGCCAGTCCAG gatCTCCTAGCCATATTATATATGAAAGGACCTTCTACTGAAGGGATATTCAGAAAAACTGCCAATGAGAAAGCACGAAAGGAGTTGAAGGAGGACCTAAACAAAGGCGGGAATGTTGATCTGAAAAGCAAATCTGTGCACCTGCTGGCAGTGGTTTTGAAG GACTTTCTCCGAAATATTCCCTCCAAACTCCTATCAGCTGACCTCTATGAGAAATGGATGCAAGCTCTAGAGAAGCCaagcaagcaagaaaaaatTGAAGAATTGAAAGA GGTGGCTGACAAGCTGCCGAGACCAAACCTCGTCTTGCTCAAGCTCTTGCTCTCTCTGCTCCACCACATCAGCCAAAATGCTGAGACCAACAGGATGGACTCCAGcaacctggccatctgcattggcCCAAATATGCTGAGCCCAGGCACGGACAGCACGCTCCCGCTGGAAGTGCAGAAGGAGATGAATGACAAG GTGACAGTGCTGGTGGAGTTCCTCATAAACAACTGCATGGAAATATTTGAGGGGGACgtttccttccctgcctgtgcctTGGCTGAGGAGTCACCAGAGCACACAGACAGCTCCACAG AACAACTCTGTGCAGCTCATCAGAATGACTCTGCCTATGACAGCCCAGATCCTGAAGCAGAAGGCAGCCCCTGTACCCCTGAAATGGAGCAGGCCAAAGGGAGGAGTGCTACTGTGAGCAGAAAATATCCAACAAATatctctgccccttccctgaCTAATTTCAGAAATGACATCAGCACAATGGACAGGAGGTACTCAGAGTCAGACCTGTCCTTCCAGAACTGCCTTGATGACACAATAAGGAAACAAAGGCTAAACAAAAGTGAGGACAATTTTCCAGTTCAGCAGAAACTGCTATGGATGGAGGCACTGGAGGAACGTCTTGCAGGCTTACCTTCACAATTATCAACTGACTCTCTACCCAAAACATCCTCCAGTTGCTCCCTGGAGAGCTCTGATGGCTCAGTTTTCACCAGCTCCCCCATAGTTTCGCCCTCTAGTcccaaaaaaacctttttaaataGGCCTCAGTCCTTTTCTACCAAGGCCACTGAAGATGGCAGTACACCTAGCAGAGAGATCAAAAAACATTCCATGTCATTCTCTTTTGCAAACCGCAGGAAAACACTAATAAAAACCCAGAGTTGGGGGCCTGGAAAACCCATGTTTTTTCAGAGGGACAGTTTCACAAAGAAAGAAGATCAGTTCTCCTGTAGAATTGTCCAGGAGGGCAGCTGTAATGATGACAAACAATTGCCTGTGGAATATCAGCAAAGGCCCCGTCTCAGGTCAGTTGATGAAGTGTTCAGAGAGATAGACCAGAAAAACCCTAGAAGACCACCGTCTTATGAAGAGGCTGTTAAAAACTGCCAGGCTGCTAAAGTTCCCTCTCAAAATCTCACGGTCCAGACTCTGAGATTAGCGGCATCAAACCAGGACGTTTTGCTGCCTTATCCATGCAGCCACAGTGCACAGGACACTGCATATATGGATCTGAGGGATCTACGCAGTGCCAGAGTTTCTGCAACAAAGGATCCTTACCTGGAAACTGAAACCTTCAGCATCGCTGTAGGAGTAAACTCCCGTGTAAATTTACCCGTGACCCCAGGAGTCTACCGGATGAGAGCCATGTCTGAGTCCTGTCAAAAGAACAAACTCGAATATGTGGCTCAGAGGTGCAGCCAGCCGGTTTTTGAGGTAGAGCAGATCCAGTATGCTAAGGAGTCCTATGTATAA